In the genome of Chrysoperla carnea chromosome 5, inChrCarn1.1, whole genome shotgun sequence, the window CTTAATGAGAGTTTGATCCTGATATTACTgtttattcattaataaattaaacgaGTTAATGAAAGTCCAACAAGTTCAAAGTTTCTTGCGACTACCAATTGAATATCCTACtaacatatacaattttatgaGATATATATTCATTCACCactaatattatgaaattgcGAAAATAAGTTCATTTAAAAAGGTTACAATTGTACAATTTAGAATTAATCGTCGTCGGTCTGTTATGTTTTCAGGTAAAAACTATCTTTGTGTGTGAGTTATTCCATTattgaaaagtgaaaattaaagtCGCAACCTGCTTAAATGAGATCGACTGTCGTGGACCCCCGTTTACATCTCACAGACTTCTAATTTTTTTCCGTTCAGATGAACCCCTTGTAGGGGTAATTTTGGACTACtttctaatatttatgataatgaCCCAATTTCATCTAACACGGCTCactttttccataattaaaattaggaaaagccacttaaattattttaggacCCTTCTCCATCCCCCTTTTATGACCTGATTCGAATTAATCAACCCTAAAAACTACCTAGAAGTGTTGAAAAAAGTtagaccaataaaaaaaattcaaaacatgaGATCTGATCAATTTGATTAAGGAACAGGTTTCACCTTAAACActtctgataaaaattattaattaaaaatgtaactaACCTTTCAGGTAAAGTGATAACATTATCTACCACCGTTCCTGGTGGTGGATTTTCTGGATTTTTGTTTGGTGGTGTGTAGAAAAATCGCGTGTTGATTCTCTTACTCACAATTATAAATGCCATTCTTACAGGGTTTTCACCGTAAATTTTACTAAGagtttgtttaattaatgttaactCGTGTTCATATACGAATGGAATTTGGCCATCACCAACGCCATCGCGGTAAATCAATATACGGTcaggcaattttttattaatttcgttATACTTCATTACTGCCCCtgaaaagaaattcaaaatttattgttttaattaatgttgtaagatattttgaataaattttaagaaaaaatacagattcgataaattgataatttcaaCATTTCGTGATGAAACACTTAATTGGTTACAGAGGCACTCGCTTGGGGACTTATTTTTCAACGGTATTAGTTAACTACACAATGAAGGACATGAAGATTCGTTCCATCGATGAATCTTTATActttgtaaatatgaaatatatatcaaggtatactaagtttagtccgaagtttttaacgcttaaaagtattgatgctacaaacaaaattttggtgttcataaaatatcctagttagttcatttccggttgtctgtccgtctatgagcacgataactcaaaaacaaggggagatatcaagctgaaattttatgtatgtattattttaatgtactcAGGACAAAAAAATGAGGTTGAATTCGTTAAagagaaacataggtcaattggatcttgagaccgtagtacccatcttgtaaaccgatagagataaaacaaaaatttaaaagtgaaaaataaaaatgatagggagttaaaaattgaaacattatcgaaaaaacaaaaaattctagtaaatattttcgacataattttgttggtttttttaactcttctaatttataaaaataatgcaagcactgacattcaacactttttatacaggctatttcaacaattaactcagtcaattgtttgttttcacttgttatttataaaactggcgaattaaaatttattttcagagaTATCTGTAGCGCCTTGATGGGCAAATGGTAGTATAATAAAAAccttaattgtttttaattatggtTGAAAGACTGTTTTTATGACtattcatttgacatttttttcactaactaaactatttatttattgaaggtGATATGCGAATTgatcaaaatgattttcatttttggcATTCTATCGAAAaccttaaaattataaagtgaaAGTGGCTGAAAAACATGTTACGCACGCCATACTTAAGTAAAAATCTGTTAATTTACTACAACTTGCGTAAATTTAAAGAGGTTGTTTTTTTACTacgacatattttattttttaagctttattttCTACGCATTCAAAATAAAgtctgaaaatttattaacaaaaatcctCATCCAGACAAGATatcttaaactttatttttaaaaaaaagtttaaggaggtattttcataaaaaaaataacaaattgtcTACCAGaacagtttttcattttatattttgaagttcGATGGGTGCCTTTTTTGACATCAGCGTTAGACTGTAAGTTTATTGATAAATCCTTTAATCCAATCAgaaatcaatgaattttttgactCTGTAGAgctttaatcttaatttacccagggcttttatataatttgacaCAAgcaaataaatcgaaaataagtTTAATGTTCCAAACTATAATTATTGAAGAGAAGAAATTCGGAAATCAGTTCAAGGCCAACTCATTCAAAATAGGTTAGAgaaagaataattaattgttttacaatatccttaataagcgtacaaaaaatttagattttctaACACTATGCTCGGCTCATAATAAAACAACAACCTtggactccaaaaaaaaaaattctagaggTATAAAGTATCCTTACTGCGgggtttttacatttatttcgatAGACTAATGTAAAGTTAACGCAATATATATGGAAAATTATtccttaaaaacaaaagttactgtttgaaaattttcttcatcATTTCCATTAATTTTGGTATATACAGAGGTGTTATCAATTTATTCCTCGTTAGAACCCTGTTATGTAGTTTTATTCTTAACACTTACTTTCCATGTTTAATGCGAAATCATTGCTTAGTTCCGTTCCTTGTGTATGTGGTGTACAGGTACTGTAGTACTGTGAACAGGATCGATTCATTGACGCGACCATCGCTCCAAAACTTCTATCTTTATTCATAGTATCGTGATAGACATCAAAACCTACCACCATAAGcccctaaaaaatttaaataataatgttttccaGTATGTATGATTTGGTTTGGCTTAGTTCCACCAACTAAATTATTGATAGAACTGCTGCTTTAATTTATACATACCCCAAGGGGATTTTCAGCTCCCCAAGCTGCTCCACCCAATTTGCAGTTAATTTGAATTGCCACTTTGGTGGCAATCGACATGGCACCTTTATTTCTCAATGTTTTGGCTACAATAACTTGAGTTGGAACAGGACGATCTACACAACATTTCTTTTTAATCGCTGAGTATCGATCCAAtttattgtttgtaacaatgcaaAGGAGCATTTGAGGCTTATGGTTATTAATTGCTTGTTCTAAAGCTTCCAAGTAATTAGGTACCGAATCGTTTTGTATTTCATGTAATTTAGGAGTTGGTATGTTAAAACTCATACCAGCGGAGGCTCTGACaatcattttaacaaaattgaaggCTTCATTTTTAAGCATACTTGGACAGACACAAATCCACTGATTAACAGGAGCAATTATATGCATTGGATTCGCACGTAATTCTTTAGTAAAATCTGCATTTGGACCCGCAGAAAACctgcaaaataatttgaaaatgataaacaaggataaatactaaaaaatcaatagggtattatcgttagtcaaaaataaatcatgaaatttgaaaaaagttaaattttatgtaaaaatatacttaaatattctgatttcgagccataaaagcacattattcttttaaaatattaaaattaaaaatcgtaatttttaaactgtatatcacgtgacctaaaacgcgggtaagccctgctgtgatgtcatagccatatgagtcatagaccatcagttagttcagtgtagacggctgagtataatatatacgataataaatatttatatttattataattagatgtctatgaatatatctttcaaacttatttgtgttatttcgtatagtgatattacgtcatcaaattggatgcccgcgttttttacagtttaaaaaaggtttaaaatttaatttaagtttttggcaagaaagcgtgtgtatttttccgaaataaatttttggtgactttttattagcaaaatcaacattttgaagtactttttcaaaaatagtagaataccctattctaCACTCTTATACATTGCCAACAAATTTTAGGTCATTCTActgaaattagaaattttgcCCTActattactttcttttttttatttttaacaagcgTCTTCTAATCAATTGcacataaattgaatttaaaatcattgggaaaataaatatttttatttacttccaCGATTTTGTCGCtaccattttttttcgaaaaatatgatTCCTGCAAAATGGAGCAAATTTTCATCGTGCTTTGACAGGAATATTGCTGTTCTAAATCTGCATTGAAGCAactttacatttaatataaacgTTTATTAAATCGTGGAACTAATACGTCACACAAAAACGAGAACTAACCTAATCTATTGATGTCTGCAAattatttcagattttattattgtatatttttatggaataaaATTATAGTCAAACTGCAATTTACTCATCTACTTAGAAATACTTCATAGACCAATAACTTACTTGACTTGATTTCCTGCGCAAATTGTTTCCGGTGGAAGAACTCGACCAGCTACTTCAACCAATGCATTGGATAGCTTTAGGTCCCattgtcgaaataaatttgtaatatcgCTGTTTTTTAACAGTCTTTGTGAAAattcttgtaatttttgtatacgATTGTCTGGAGCGACACGTGTATATTCCGACAAAGTTCGCATCAAAGTGAAATTAGCACGTTGTGAATCAGTAAGTCCTGTCATTCGACATAGTTCGGGAACTAAATAAATGAGATCAGCCATGTTCATACGAATTTCTCTCGGCTTTGCTTTGGATATTAACATGGGTTGACGCATATCTacgatatttttttgatatttctgtttaacacaaaatttaaataaaaattgttaatgtgAATTTAGGACGATCAAGAAAATAATTcacgaatttttattattacctttTTGAAGTATTCAGCATATGAAATTTCCTCATTAGTACGTAATTTGAATGTACTTGATGGGGAATTCTCCCAATCGACGTCATCTATTCGGTAAGTTCGATTATTGTAGTCCGTAAGAACAACAGCCCCAATAATACCTTTCTCAAAAAGTTGTCGAGCTTCTTTGGCATCACGATGATAACACTCTTTAAGGAAATCTAAAACGGTATCACGACGCATTACTTTATGCGTAATTTCTGAGCACATTAAAATTGTCGTCTCATGTTGACGAATAGAGGTAACGTATCCCGGCCAAAGTTCCATTCGATGGTCACGAATGTCAACCtgtaaatataccaaaaaataatatttaagtttatttcttattgggaaaatcattttactaTGCGTCAACCGAATGATTAAAATAGAACTAAGATTACAGGGCCATTCACAGACCaatcttttttaatgttttattttttccaaaaaatttcgctctgttttttagatttaagcCTGCATAGGACTCGTCATATTGACTATCTGACGTTATCAATGATTTTCCTATTAGTCCAGTAACttctaatttgtaataaaaaaaattcaaaattgaaatttttaaataaacgaattttcaaaatatcaaaatttatttgaaaaattttgattgttaagTTAAAGTCACTGAAATACATTAACGATCTACGCATATTACTTACACTGGCCTTAGCATCGAAATAATTTCGACCTACaagttgcaattttaaaaatcttaaacaatTTCTGATGAGGCTGTTAAATAGTTGGAGATACTGATGACTTGTCGGCGGTAGTTCTTGAGATAACTTTAAAGTTATACGAATAGGTTTTTCTTCTACTGGATGGTCGGAAAATACTTCGAGTATATCTTTCCCTAATCGGTGTGTTGTATATAAATTACCGCCCgtaaatatatatctaaaaataagaaattcattaattttatgtaaggtattcaattattttcgaattaatCATCAAGATGCAGTGTGTCGTTTAAATGGAGCTAGCGGGACAAAAGTCATAacgcaatttcaaaaaaatgattagaaCATTATGTTAACAACCCTTTGTAGGTACCAAATTCGAAGATACCATTGGGGTAAACATTCCACCCAGGTAGGTGTTTGTGTTCAAAGTACAGTGATAACAAAGGTAGTGTTGCATTTGCAAATCAGTTGAATTTTGTTCACactttcgatagcatatattaaaatttgtggtaTAGTGGAAAGTGATTTTCGTGATGGATCATTTAGTTGAAGGTATGTActctatttttatgtttttttaaaaattaaatcactcACATTTTTCGTGTACCATGGCTTAGATTAATATCATggaaatacttaatattttttgcgaaatttaaactttaaagggTTGCAACTTTTTGTATCCAAATGTATCCAGCTAGatttttctgtatattatacttcaaacatttaagaaaagattcatatatattttaaagccCGAAAACGCCCgcaagtaaaaatattgtccTTTTTTCAGAGCGAGTCGTAACTATGACgaaatcgattttttcgaagaatgGCTAAAATATGACAAAAGTGAAAGAATTCATCgcatttttgatgttttatgtaataaacataGCCTGAATAAAATGTCTGAAGAATCTACAAGAAAACTCAAGACGAAAATCTCAAGTTTTTACGCGAAATTTAGTGAAAAGTGGGCATCATCAAAATGcaataggtaaatatttttaatgaaacataaaaaCTGGTTGGATGGGTGCGGTATGGAATTAACTGTATGTGTAAACCAGCCGTGCCCTTCAACATCTTCAACAACCTCAGGAGGTCAGAATATAGGCCGACCAAAAAAGTCATTTGATGACTTATCAATGAAAACAAAGAGACGAAGAGTAGTAGATCTGTTGGAAACTCGATCTGCAAATGAGCTAAGTTGCAGCTCAGTCGGAAGTTATTAGAAGTGTGTTACATCGTTCATCCTACATTTTGATAAGCAAATGGGACTGTGATGGTAGTTCGGGACACAGTATATATAAGCAGAGATTCGAGAACAGCAACGCTACAGACGAAATCTTATACACAGTACAGAAGTCATTAATCTTGCCTTCTTCCAATTGAGCAGCTATCCGAGGAAGCCCAGGAAGTAAGAAATAAAGATTGCCGTAGATTCCGTGAGCAACACTCCAGAAAGAGGTCACGTGTTGCTACCAATACAGATCTATTGAGAATGCTTCTGATTACTTCCGATCCTGTAATAAACGCATTTAGAGAGTTACCACGGAAGAATTATACTTCTTTGCCAGCGGAGATTCTGCAGTTAATTGTCCTACcttcaatttcatcaaaatccacgTCATTAGTACGCGAAATTAATGAGGAGGATTATTTGTTGTCAGACTCTACAGAATGGGATAGTAATGTCGAAGAATCTGATGACGACCAttaactttacattttttcttgattaactttttttaatatatatttatttttttatttttaatgtagtattatatatttttttaatatagtatatgtTACTCgttttaagatttatatttcTAGCAACCAacctacatatttttaagtttttttatatttctaaataatttcttagtactttagcttatttattttattcttaccatattttagttaatttaatacataaaaatttgaaaaaatattgaaaccgaatcaaatatagtttttgacaattcatatgttttctttttttttattgttaaaatctaCCTGAAGGAAG includes:
- the LOC123301535 gene encoding piwi-like protein Siwi translates to MSDQRPRGRGRGRGGDKGGQPPQQRGPPQSAAGGPAQQRGPPASQGAWGAGRPQQQSAPAPQGAWSAGRPQQGPTGQGAWGGGRPQQAPQGPPAPGASWGPRPGGTGAAPQPRPTGTQTTAGRATHRQAAVERITEQVGRMETGSARGSGEPDAGTMGSGRGATRGRRNVAVDILRTRPISVTTKSGSTGEAIRLQTNYYELLSTPDWKLFEYSVTFDPSEDRLDFRRKMMRVHEKTLGGGGYIFTGGNLYTTHRLGKDILEVFSDHPVEEKPIRITLKLSQELPPTSHQYLQLFNSLIRNCLRFLKLQLVGRNYFDAKASVDIRDHRMELWPGYVTSIRQHETTILMCSEITHKVMRRDTVLDFLKECYHRDAKEARQLFEKGIIGAVVLTDYNNRTYRIDDVDWENSPSSTFKLRTNEEISYAEYFKKKYQKNIVDMRQPMLISKAKPREIRMNMADLIYLVPELCRMTGLTDSQRANFTLMRTLSEYTRVAPDNRIQKLQEFSQRLLKNSDITNLFRQWDLKLSNALVEVAGRVLPPETICAGNQVKFSAGPNADFTKELRANPMHIIAPVNQWICVCPSMLKNEAFNFVKMIVRASAGMSFNIPTPKLHEIQNDSVPNYLEALEQAINNHKPQMLLCIVTNNKLDRYSAIKKKCCVDRPVPTQVIVAKTLRNKGAMSIATKVAIQINCKLGGAAWGAENPLGGLMVVGFDVYHDTMNKDRSFGAMVASMNRSCSQYYSTCTPHTQGTELSNDFALNMERAVMKYNEINKKLPDRILIYRDGVGDGQIPFVYEHELTLIKQTLSKIYGENPVRMAFIIVSKRINTRFFYTPPNKNPENPPPGTVVDNVITLPERYDFFIVSQSVKQGTVSPTSYNVINDTSGLDPDKIQRLTYKLCHMYFNWSGTVRVPAPCQYAHKLAFLAGSSLHRSPSPQLATTLYYL